In Nitrospirota bacterium, one genomic interval encodes:
- the waaF gene encoding lipopolysaccharide heptosyltransferase II, with amino-acid sequence MNKDAIKRILVRGPNWLGDAVMSEPALRGLQKLFPDAQISLLVKPGVADLFKDHPALTHVLTYESNGRHTGLSGKWVLAGELRRKGFDLAILFQNAFEAAFLTFLASVPRRYGYTTDGRSLLLSDPVAPPDPRPLVHQVHYYWDLLKPLGLTGVPTAPELVVFPAEEQAMAGRFAQGGLTASDVVVGINPGSTYGGAKRWLPDRFAEVAERLCRTVRESRDQQVSVVIFGAKGEERLGQEIAARLSSRSLVLSGSTTIRELMAAVKRCAMLLSNDTGPMHIAAAFQVPVVAIFGPTDWRTTSPFGGAHAVVRQPVDCAPCLLRECPIDHRCMTGVSVDMVYDAATERLSGSSGLFGSFGSNRIIPTNQINQINQTNILDGVTVFLDRDGTLNYDPGYLKIAADLKLLPGVASALARLKQAGARLVVVTNQSAVGRGMITLKDLEAIHARLQGLLEQEQAALDAIYFCPHHPNDGCHCRKPNAGMVERAVSELQLDLRRSYMIGDHARDVQLAQRVGAKAILITSGSVDQQALDRLQAEQVMPDTVAKSMAEAVDWILADAATTRPPLIVNR; translated from the coding sequence GTGAATAAAGACGCCATCAAGAGAATTCTTGTGCGTGGGCCTAATTGGCTTGGCGATGCGGTGATGTCCGAGCCGGCGCTCCGCGGATTGCAGAAACTATTTCCCGACGCTCAAATTTCATTGTTGGTGAAACCGGGTGTGGCAGATTTGTTTAAGGACCATCCGGCATTGACGCATGTGCTGACCTATGAGAGTAACGGACGACATACGGGGCTCTCAGGTAAGTGGGTATTGGCCGGGGAGTTGCGGCGGAAAGGCTTCGACCTTGCGATACTGTTTCAGAATGCATTCGAGGCGGCGTTCCTGACTTTCCTGGCTTCTGTGCCTCGGCGCTATGGGTATACGACAGACGGACGAAGTTTACTCCTGTCCGATCCAGTTGCCCCGCCTGACCCCCGTCCGCTCGTCCACCAAGTCCATTATTATTGGGATCTCCTAAAGCCGCTGGGTCTCACTGGGGTTCCGACTGCACCGGAACTCGTCGTCTTTCCGGCAGAGGAGCAGGCGATGGCCGGGCGATTCGCCCAGGGTGGATTGACCGCATCGGATGTCGTCGTGGGCATCAACCCCGGGTCGACGTATGGCGGGGCCAAACGCTGGTTGCCCGATCGGTTTGCCGAAGTGGCGGAGCGACTGTGCCGCACAGTTCGCGAATCGCGAGATCAACAGGTCAGCGTGGTTATTTTTGGAGCCAAGGGGGAAGAGCGTTTAGGCCAGGAGATTGCCGCCCGTCTGTCGTCCCGATCGCTGGTCTTGTCCGGATCAACGACGATCCGGGAACTCATGGCGGCAGTGAAACGCTGTGCCATGCTCCTCTCAAACGATACAGGCCCTATGCACATCGCCGCTGCATTCCAGGTGCCGGTCGTGGCCATCTTCGGCCCGACCGATTGGCGCACCACGTCACCCTTTGGGGGCGCCCATGCAGTTGTGCGGCAGCCGGTCGATTGCGCGCCCTGCCTGTTGCGTGAATGTCCCATCGACCATCGGTGTATGACAGGGGTGTCGGTGGACATGGTGTATGACGCAGCGACCGAACGGTTATCTGGCTCATCTGGTTTGTTTGGTTCATTTGGTTCGAACCGAATAATTCCGACCAACCAAATAAACCAGATCAACCAAACAAACATCCTCGACGGGGTCACCGTCTTTCTGGATCGTGACGGGACATTGAACTACGATCCAGGCTATCTGAAAATCGCCGCTGATCTGAAGTTATTGCCGGGGGTTGCGTCGGCCCTGGCGCGATTGAAACAGGCCGGTGCGAGATTAGTGGTCGTGACGAACCAATCCGCGGTCGGTCGTGGAATGATTACCCTCAAGGATCTGGAAGCGATTCATGCGAGATTACAAGGTCTTTTGGAACAGGAGCAGGCGGCGCTCGATGCCATCTATTTCTGCCCGCACCATCCCAACGATGGTTGCCACTGCCGCAAACCGAATGCCGGAATGGTCGAGCGGGCGGTGTCAGAGTTGCAACTCGACCTCCGCCGTTCCTATATGATCGGCGATCACGCACGCGACGTTCAATTGGCACAAAGAGTGGGCGCCAAGGCTATTCTTATTACAAGTGGCTCGGTAGACCAGCAGGCGTTGGATAGACTCCAGGCTGAGCAAGTCATGCCCGATACAGTGGCGAAGTCTATGGCCGAGGCAGTTGACTGGATCTTGGCCGATGCAGCGACGACACGTCCGCCGTTAATCGTTAATCGCTAA
- the lpxK gene encoding tetraacyldisaccharide 4'-kinase, translating into MNPGTTVKWWLIWAAIPYGVVVRLRRLLYDWGWFAQRRLPVPVLSVGNLTLGGTGKTPVVIALTEWLLAQGKRVAILSRGYRRTTTDPRLLVSDGERLLVGPNEAGDEPFLIAQRCPKAIVAVGADRYQLGDWVLHRFPVDCLVLDDGFQHLGLYRDVNLLLVDATDVEGLAALVPAGRLREPLQAAARATAIVVTRADAPAQVAEIGHRLQGVIDAIPDQIQVVFRPECLLSVKTGDLQPLSWSKGKTALLCSGVGHAGSFHSLVEQIGLKVLDEVVYADHHTYTNQDVERLSAKARDLQAELVVTTEKDACKLAALLQHTDNWWAVRLTTQVTVGEERLKRLVFGVAEKARLKAEG; encoded by the coding sequence TTGAATCCTGGAACAACCGTCAAGTGGTGGTTGATATGGGCCGCAATCCCTTATGGGGTGGTCGTGCGGCTGCGGCGGTTGCTGTACGACTGGGGTTGGTTTGCTCAACGAAGACTGCCGGTTCCTGTGCTGAGCGTCGGGAATCTCACGCTGGGTGGGACGGGAAAAACACCGGTGGTGATCGCGCTGACCGAGTGGCTGCTGGCACAGGGGAAACGGGTGGCGATTCTCAGTCGGGGCTATCGACGGACCACTACAGATCCACGTCTGTTGGTGTCGGATGGGGAGCGCTTGCTGGTTGGTCCGAATGAGGCAGGCGATGAACCATTCTTGATCGCGCAACGTTGTCCCAAGGCCATCGTTGCGGTCGGCGCGGATCGCTATCAGCTCGGTGACTGGGTGTTGCATCGATTTCCGGTTGATTGTCTGGTGCTGGACGATGGATTTCAGCATCTGGGACTCTACCGCGACGTGAATCTCCTACTGGTCGATGCGACCGACGTGGAAGGGCTTGCCGCTCTGGTGCCGGCTGGTCGGCTCAGGGAGCCACTACAGGCAGCAGCGCGTGCGACGGCGATCGTTGTCACGAGAGCCGACGCGCCGGCTCAGGTGGCTGAGATCGGTCATAGGTTACAGGGAGTGATCGATGCGATACCGGACCAGATCCAAGTGGTGTTTCGTCCGGAATGTCTCCTATCGGTGAAGACAGGAGACTTACAGCCGCTCTCCTGGTCCAAAGGAAAGACCGCGCTGCTCTGTAGCGGTGTGGGCCATGCCGGGTCGTTTCATTCCCTCGTTGAGCAAATAGGCCTCAAGGTTCTCGATGAAGTCGTCTATGCGGATCACCACACATATACGAATCAGGATGTCGAGCGGCTGAGTGCCAAAGCGAGAGACCTTCAGGCTGAATTGGTTGTGACGACAGAGAAAGATGCCTGCAAGTTGGCTGCGTTGCTCCAACACACAGATAACTGGTGGGCAGTCCGACTGACGACACAGGTGACGGTTGGGGAAGAGCGATTGAAACGGTTGGTGTTCGGGGTAGCTGAAAAGGCGAGGCTGAAGGCTGAAGGCTGA
- a CDS encoding 3-deoxy-D-manno-octulosonic acid transferase, with the protein MWHLLYNVLLLIASPIILVILLAKQRCRRGLPQRLGCETGLFGLFSLFGLFRSSDRSQPDKLNKPNEPNKPVIWIHAVSLGEVVAVTPLIKELHRRYPNHRFIVSTVTETGREAVEQRLAGLAEHLYAPLDFPWVVSRLVTRLRPVLYLFIETELWPNLLRNLHRQGVPTVMVNGRLSSRSFARQQWGPVRSLYRSMLQTLSLCLMQSDRDVDRIIALGAEASRVRRTGNIKFDQPIPAVVRGGMVRSSLGLQATDQLFVAGSTHPGEEEALVGCYLALVRQCPSAVLLLAPRHIERVESVEAMIRARGLAVQRRSTIGQVGALQPIGTRVLLLDSRGELPAIYREAVVAFVGGTLVPIGGHNLLEPAQWAKPVLFGPHTDHCAEIADLLIQAGGGYRVSHQEDLTRQVLALFSDDEQRERMGRSARQVVEQNQGALEQTLEAIEKLLMQHQGSSGAPRAERSLSLMAER; encoded by the coding sequence ATGTGGCATCTCCTCTACAATGTACTGCTACTGATAGCTTCTCCCATCATTCTTGTCATCCTGCTCGCCAAACAGCGTTGTCGCCGAGGATTACCGCAGCGGCTGGGGTGTGAAACAGGTTTGTTTGGTTTATTTAGTTTATTTGGTTTGTTTCGTTCATCGGATCGGAGCCAACCAGACAAACTAAACAAACCAAATGAACCAAACAAACCAGTTATCTGGATCCACGCCGTCTCTCTTGGCGAGGTGGTGGCAGTCACGCCATTGATCAAGGAGCTGCATCGGCGCTATCCGAATCACCGGTTCATCGTGTCGACGGTGACGGAAACAGGACGAGAAGCAGTTGAGCAGCGGCTGGCCGGTCTGGCCGAACATCTCTATGCTCCGTTGGATTTCCCTTGGGTCGTCTCACGGCTGGTTACCCGATTACGCCCGGTACTATATCTCTTCATCGAAACCGAGCTGTGGCCCAATTTGCTCCGGAACCTTCATCGGCAGGGGGTTCCTACTGTGATGGTGAACGGCAGGCTTTCGAGTCGGTCCTTTGCGCGGCAGCAATGGGGGCCTGTGCGATCATTGTATCGATCGATGTTGCAGACGCTCAGTCTCTGTTTGATGCAGTCTGACCGGGATGTCGACCGTATCATTGCCCTTGGAGCAGAGGCCTCGCGGGTCAGGCGAACAGGAAATATCAAATTCGATCAACCGATACCAGCTGTCGTACGAGGCGGAATGGTCAGATCTTCCCTTGGGCTCCAGGCGACGGACCAGTTATTTGTAGCGGGTAGTACCCATCCTGGTGAAGAAGAAGCCCTCGTGGGATGTTATCTGGCACTTGTGAGGCAATGCCCTTCAGCGGTGTTACTGTTGGCTCCACGACACATTGAGCGAGTGGAATCGGTGGAGGCAATGATCCGTGCGCGCGGGCTCGCCGTGCAGCGACGCAGTACCATCGGGCAGGTTGGCGCGTTGCAGCCCATCGGCACCCGTGTGCTGTTGCTCGATTCACGCGGCGAATTGCCCGCTATCTATCGGGAAGCGGTGGTCGCGTTTGTCGGAGGCACGCTCGTTCCAATCGGTGGACATAATTTACTGGAGCCGGCTCAGTGGGCAAAGCCGGTGTTGTTCGGCCCCCACACTGACCACTGTGCGGAGATTGCAGATCTCCTGATTCAGGCTGGTGGAGGATATCGGGTTTCCCATCAGGAGGATCTCACAAGGCAGGTATTAGCTCTTTTTTCTGATGACGAGCAACGGGAGCGGATGGGACGATCGGCTCGTCAGGTGGTGGAACAAAATCAGGGAGCGTTGGAACAAACGCTGGAGGCCATAGAGAAGCTCTTGATGCAACACCAAGGCAGCAGCGGGGCCCCTCGCGCGGAGCGGTCGCTTTCCCTCATGGCTGAGCGATAA
- a CDS encoding DUF374 domain-containing protein — MWQMRSPALKRVETWLKLSVLPPLGAAVIRGLGRSMRMDSQGHEQVDALYRQGQHIILAFWHAQQLMIPTGYRGTGANVLISQHQDGEIIARIVSRFGHCAVRGSSTRGGALALRELIRLGRSGADLVVTPDGPKGPRQVAKLGVVQLAKATGLPIVPLAFGCSKKNFSRAGIDSWSHIHGPVVSIYGATPSGCREIPMNRRWRRHAGSLRRSSID; from the coding sequence ATGTGGCAGATGCGTAGCCCGGCTCTGAAGCGTGTCGAGACGTGGCTGAAGCTCTCTGTACTCCCTCCCCTCGGCGCAGCGGTGATTCGAGGGTTGGGGCGGTCGATGCGGATGGATTCGCAGGGCCATGAGCAGGTCGATGCGTTGTACCGTCAGGGCCAGCACATCATCCTTGCGTTTTGGCACGCGCAGCAACTCATGATCCCGACCGGCTATCGTGGAACAGGGGCCAACGTATTAATCAGCCAGCATCAAGATGGTGAGATCATCGCGCGCATTGTCTCGCGCTTTGGACATTGTGCGGTTCGTGGGTCGAGCACAAGGGGTGGGGCGCTTGCCTTGCGTGAGCTCATCCGTCTTGGGCGATCAGGCGCTGATCTTGTCGTGACTCCCGATGGACCCAAGGGACCTCGCCAGGTTGCGAAACTCGGGGTGGTTCAACTGGCGAAGGCGACGGGGCTTCCGATAGTGCCGCTGGCCTTTGGTTGTTCAAAAAAAAACTTTTCGCGAGCTGGGATCGATTCATGGTCCCATATCCATGGTCCCGTGGTCTCTATCTATGGGGCGACCCCATCTGGGTGCCGCGAGATTCCGATGAACAGGCGTTGGAGGCGGCATGCCGGGAGCTTGAGACGGTCCTCAATCGACTGA
- the msbA gene encoding lipid A export permease/ATP-binding protein MsbA, with product MSTLDRLKRLLRYLKPYQVRLVAAFACSGLVAGFSGAYAWLVKPVLDEIFINKNESLLLILPIALFVVAVLKSVFSYGQNYLMSYVGNRVITDIRQELFGKLIRLPVSYHDVNTSGRLVSRVVSDVTLMANAVAGVLKDVFQHGLTFLAMMGVIFYQNWRLAGLSVIVIPLAVVTMVRMGKRLRTLAASGQERMGDMASTLQESLSGIRMVKAYGREETEGERFQQSNRSFLSTTMKAIQVSSLGSSHMEVIGVLGVAAIIWYGGFLVINGSMTPGAFFSFLTAMFMAYTPIRKLSGSNNQLQQSLAAAERVFSVLDLKTEQDAERGQLELPRIAEWVTFEDVTFHYEGQAVPALNDINLTIRAGEMVALVGSSGSGKTTLVNLIPRFYEPTAGRILIDGVDIQSYTLRSLRSQIGMVSQDIVLFDDSIRNNIAFGREDATDEEIIRAARLAYAHEFVDRLPQGYQTVVGEKGVKLSGGERQRLAIARAILRDPPLLILDEATSALDTESERVVQLALANLMKNRTTIVIAHRLSTIQQADRIMVLARGSIIEVGTHDELLRRGGQYQRLHAMQFQDVADA from the coding sequence ATGTCGACTTTAGATCGCTTGAAACGGTTGCTGCGCTATCTGAAGCCCTACCAGGTTCGGTTGGTTGCGGCGTTCGCATGCTCTGGGTTGGTGGCGGGATTCTCCGGCGCCTATGCCTGGCTCGTCAAACCGGTCCTTGACGAGATCTTCATCAATAAGAATGAAAGTCTCTTGCTGATACTTCCGATCGCGCTCTTCGTCGTAGCTGTCCTGAAGAGCGTCTTTAGCTACGGGCAAAATTATCTCATGAGTTATGTCGGGAATCGGGTGATCACCGACATTCGGCAGGAGTTGTTCGGGAAGCTCATTCGTCTGCCAGTGTCCTATCATGATGTGAATACGTCGGGACGGTTGGTGTCCCGTGTGGTCAGCGACGTCACATTGATGGCCAATGCGGTGGCGGGAGTCCTGAAAGATGTTTTTCAGCACGGCCTCACGTTCCTGGCCATGATGGGCGTGATCTTTTATCAGAACTGGCGGCTGGCCGGCCTCTCGGTGATCGTCATCCCCTTGGCGGTTGTCACAATGGTGCGGATGGGGAAACGGTTGAGGACGTTAGCGGCAAGCGGCCAGGAGCGGATGGGAGATATGGCCTCCACGCTTCAGGAATCGTTATCCGGCATTCGCATGGTCAAGGCCTATGGGCGAGAAGAAACCGAGGGGGAGCGATTTCAGCAGAGCAACCGCTCCTTCCTTAGTACGACAATGAAGGCGATTCAGGTCTCCTCCCTCGGGTCGTCGCATATGGAGGTCATCGGTGTCCTGGGGGTCGCGGCGATTATTTGGTATGGCGGTTTCCTTGTGATCAACGGCTCAATGACGCCGGGGGCATTTTTCTCATTTCTGACGGCGATGTTCATGGCCTATACACCGATCAGGAAACTGTCCGGTTCTAATAATCAGCTTCAACAGTCGCTGGCAGCGGCGGAACGGGTTTTCAGCGTCTTGGACCTCAAGACCGAGCAGGATGCAGAACGGGGTCAGTTGGAGTTGCCGAGGATTGCGGAGTGGGTGACGTTCGAGGATGTGACGTTTCATTATGAGGGTCAGGCAGTGCCGGCTCTCAACGACATCAATCTGACGATTCGCGCGGGAGAAATGGTGGCCCTTGTCGGCAGCAGCGGTAGTGGAAAAACGACTCTTGTCAACCTAATCCCGCGGTTTTATGAACCGACCGCCGGCCGCATTCTCATCGACGGAGTCGATATTCAATCATACACCCTCCGCTCGCTCCGATCCCAGATCGGAATGGTCTCGCAGGATATCGTCTTATTCGACGACAGCATTCGTAATAACATCGCCTTCGGACGGGAAGACGCCACCGACGAAGAGATTATTCGGGCGGCACGATTGGCCTATGCCCATGAATTTGTCGATCGTCTTCCCCAGGGATACCAGACGGTCGTGGGTGAGAAGGGGGTGAAACTCTCCGGCGGAGAGCGGCAGCGCTTGGCCATAGCCCGCGCAATCTTGCGTGACCCTCCCTTGCTCATCCTCGATGAAGCGACGTCGGCCCTGGACACCGAGTCTGAACGGGTCGTTCAGCTGGCGCTCGCCAATTTGATGAAGAATAGGACGACCATCGTCATTGCCCATCGATTGTCCACGATTCAACAGGCAGATCGGATTATGGTTCTGGCCCGAGGGTCTATTATCGAAGTGGGGACGCACGACGAGCTCCTTCGCCGGGGTGGACAGTATCAACGGCTCCACGCGATGCAGTTCCAGGATGTGGCAGATGCGTAG
- the lpxB gene encoding lipid-A-disaccharide synthase — protein MRILIVTGEASGDLHGAHLAQAIMALDPTAQLVGIGGPGMRAAGVNLVPGVPQLDVMGMIGLSAIPAVIQRIRAIRRVLKAEAWDLVVLIDNPGLNLHFARVAKAAGRRVLYYIAPQVWAWRPGRMKWIQRRVDHVVVILPFEAELYHRAGVRCTFVGHPLLDMVASHYDRAKLRREFGLGESGRVVGLLPGSRVSEVEMLLPVLLKAAAQLVLAEPGTQFILAQASSINDNLIQALLQDCPVPVRVVYDKASEVMALSDVLFIASGTATLQAAVVGTPMVLLYRTSPLTYRLARWLIRVKWIGLVNLVAGRSIVPELIQDEATGERLCQEVLRLLRDRSAYNDMKEGLRQVRQSLGESGATSRAAQVVLAECRL, from the coding sequence ATGCGAATTTTGATTGTAACCGGTGAAGCCTCGGGTGATCTCCACGGGGCTCATTTAGCTCAAGCGATCATGGCGCTTGATCCGACGGCTCAACTAGTCGGCATTGGCGGGCCTGGGATGCGTGCAGCTGGTGTGAACCTTGTGCCTGGTGTCCCACAGCTGGACGTGATGGGAATGATCGGGCTGTCGGCGATCCCCGCTGTCATTCAACGCATCCGCGCCATCCGGCGGGTGTTGAAGGCAGAGGCCTGGGACCTTGTCGTGCTGATCGATAATCCAGGGCTGAATCTTCATTTTGCCAGGGTTGCCAAAGCCGCCGGTCGCCGTGTGCTCTATTATATTGCCCCACAAGTGTGGGCCTGGCGGCCCGGGCGAATGAAGTGGATCCAGCGCCGGGTCGATCATGTTGTCGTCATCCTTCCATTTGAAGCGGAACTCTATCACCGGGCGGGAGTTCGTTGCACATTCGTCGGCCATCCATTGCTTGATATGGTCGCGTCGCATTATGATCGTGCCAAGCTTCGCAGGGAGTTTGGCTTAGGCGAGTCTGGCCGCGTCGTTGGATTGTTGCCGGGAAGTCGGGTGAGTGAAGTCGAAATGCTCCTGCCGGTACTCCTCAAGGCAGCGGCGCAATTGGTCCTGGCCGAACCGGGAACGCAGTTTATCCTGGCGCAGGCGTCTTCAATTAACGATAATCTGATCCAGGCTCTGCTGCAGGATTGCCCTGTGCCGGTTCGGGTGGTGTACGACAAAGCCAGCGAGGTGATGGCCCTGTCCGATGTGTTGTTCATTGCGTCCGGGACTGCGACCTTGCAGGCGGCTGTCGTGGGGACTCCCATGGTGTTGCTGTACAGGACATCGCCGTTGACCTATCGGTTGGCTCGCTGGCTGATCAGAGTGAAATGGATCGGCCTTGTTAATCTGGTGGCGGGCCGATCAATCGTACCGGAACTGATTCAGGATGAAGCGACGGGCGAGCGGTTATGTCAAGAGGTCCTGCGCCTCTTGCGCGATCGATCGGCATATAATGATATGAAAGAAGGGCTGCGGCAGGTTCGGCAATCATTGGGAGAATCCGGCGCCACCAGCCGGGCTGCACAGGTGGTATTGGCGGAATGTCGACTTTAG
- a CDS encoding Gfo/Idh/MocA family oxidoreductase: MTRLRVGVIGVGHLGQHHARLYASLPGAQLVGVVDQSVERAQVVAERHGARIFRTADELLPEIDVVSVATPTSGHYAITKACLQAGKHVLVEKPIAVTPSEAHELVQLAKERGCCLQVGHSERFNPVMALMRPHIGRPVFIECHRLSSFSGRGTDVNVVLDLMIHDLDLVLSLNPGPVEEIRAAGVAVLSSSLDIANARIQFRSGCVANLTSSRVSTNKMRRLRLFQRDSYLSIDFQTRQGMIGRRNAKAGERPTVEVEQFQGGDEEPLKLQLQSFLQAVGTGARPMIAGEDGAAAVDVAHQVLQAIEAFAARHKEGGSRGKAVAGAGEKKG; the protein is encoded by the coding sequence ATGACACGGCTCAGGGTAGGCGTCATCGGCGTCGGACATCTGGGGCAGCACCATGCACGCCTCTATGCCTCGTTGCCTGGAGCGCAGCTTGTCGGCGTGGTGGACCAGTCGGTCGAGCGTGCGCAGGTGGTCGCAGAACGGCATGGGGCGCGAATCTTTCGTACAGCCGATGAGTTGTTACCGGAAATCGATGTTGTCAGCGTGGCAACCCCTACGTCGGGTCACTATGCCATTACAAAGGCCTGTCTCCAGGCCGGGAAACACGTCCTGGTCGAAAAGCCGATTGCTGTGACGCCGTCAGAGGCGCATGAGTTGGTGCAACTGGCCAAGGAACGGGGTTGTTGTTTGCAAGTGGGGCATAGTGAACGGTTCAATCCGGTGATGGCGCTGATGCGCCCTCATATCGGGCGACCTGTGTTCATCGAATGTCACCGGCTCAGCAGTTTCAGTGGACGGGGGACGGACGTAAATGTGGTACTGGATCTTATGATTCACGATCTGGATCTTGTCCTGTCCTTGAATCCCGGCCCGGTTGAAGAGATCCGCGCTGCGGGAGTGGCGGTGTTATCTTCTTCGCTCGATATCGCCAATGCGCGCATTCAGTTCCGGAGCGGCTGTGTGGCCAACCTGACCTCCAGTCGTGTGTCGACAAATAAGATGCGCCGGCTGCGTCTCTTCCAACGGGATAGCTATCTGTCCATTGATTTCCAGACCAGGCAAGGGATGATTGGCCGACGCAACGCCAAGGCAGGGGAGCGGCCGACCGTCGAGGTTGAGCAGTTCCAGGGTGGAGATGAAGAACCGTTGAAACTCCAGCTTCAATCGTTTCTTCAGGCAGTCGGCACCGGGGCAAGGCCTATGATAGCGGGTGAGGATGGCGCGGCGGCAGTGGATGTGGCGCATCAAGTTTTGCAGGCCATTGAGGCCTTTGCAGCTCGCCATAAAGAAGGGGGTAGTAGAGGAAAAGCGGTAGCCGGAGCAGGGGAAAAAAAGGGGTAA
- the lpxI gene encoding UDP-2,3-diacylglucosamine diphosphatase LpxI (LpxI, functionally equivalent to LpxH, replaces it in LPS biosynthesis in a minority of bacteria.) yields the protein MSAVPSRPQVTDDERIGLIAGNGRFPIIFADNARKLGYHVSAVAHEGETEPELASHVDRIHWIKIGQLSKLIKAFKQDGVHQAVMLGGIKKTHVFTTVRPDLRTLAMATRLALWKDDDILREFAKELEQEGIAICESTFGLQGILAEEGTLTARAPSEKEWEDIRYGWNVAYDIGRLDIGQCVVIKDRVVVAVEAVEGTDGAIKRGGELAKEGAVVVKRSKPQQDLRFDLPAVGPGTIEVMASVKASVLAVEAGRTILLDREIMLDKARSARIAIVGIAKLEPGGDKP from the coding sequence ATGAGCGCGGTGCCGTCACGGCCTCAGGTCACCGACGACGAACGGATCGGATTGATCGCCGGCAATGGCCGGTTCCCGATCATTTTTGCGGATAACGCGAGAAAGCTGGGCTACCACGTTTCGGCTGTTGCACATGAAGGCGAGACCGAACCGGAGTTGGCCAGCCATGTGGATCGGATTCATTGGATCAAGATCGGTCAGCTTAGCAAACTGATCAAGGCCTTCAAGCAAGACGGCGTCCATCAAGCGGTCATGCTGGGCGGCATCAAGAAGACCCATGTATTTACCACCGTGCGGCCTGATTTGCGGACCCTCGCGATGGCGACGCGCCTGGCGCTTTGGAAAGATGACGACATTCTGCGCGAGTTTGCGAAGGAGCTGGAGCAGGAAGGCATTGCCATCTGTGAATCGACCTTCGGGCTCCAGGGGATTCTCGCGGAAGAAGGGACCTTGACCGCGCGGGCACCATCGGAAAAGGAGTGGGAAGACATCCGTTATGGATGGAATGTGGCGTATGACATCGGGCGTCTGGATATCGGGCAATGCGTTGTGATCAAGGATCGTGTGGTCGTGGCGGTCGAAGCGGTCGAAGGAACCGACGGGGCCATCAAACGCGGCGGTGAATTAGCCAAGGAAGGCGCAGTCGTCGTGAAACGGTCTAAACCACAACAGGATCTGCGTTTCGACCTTCCCGCAGTCGGGCCCGGAACCATTGAAGTGATGGCGTCGGTCAAGGCTTCAGTTTTGGCCGTGGAAGCTGGTCGAACGATCCTATTGGATCGCGAGATCATGCTGGACAAGGCCCGGTCCGCCAGGATTGCCATCGTCGGTATTGCGAAACTCGAGCCGGGTGGAGATAAGCCGTAG
- the lpxA gene encoding acyl-ACP--UDP-N-acetylglucosamine O-acyltransferase: MQIHATAIVHPKANVADDVEVGPFCLIGEHVTIGQGTRLVSHVTVDGWTEIGARCLLHPFASIGTPPQHLNYKGEPTKVVIGDDNIIREYVTVNRATAQGGGATTIGSKNFLMAYVHVAHDCHLGSHLILANAASLAGHITIGDHAIIGGLTGIHQYVRVGSYSMVGGCCALGQDLPPFMRAAGGYRARMYGLNSVGLRRQGFSTDRISVLKRAYDILFRSGHRTAEAAKLAKVEFGDQPDVMTVLAFLEGTKRGICRSVSKDQEDEE; this comes from the coding sequence GTGCAGATTCATGCAACAGCGATTGTTCATCCTAAGGCGAATGTTGCCGATGATGTGGAGGTCGGGCCGTTCTGCCTGATCGGTGAGCATGTCACGATCGGGCAAGGGACGCGTCTGGTTTCTCATGTCACGGTCGACGGCTGGACGGAGATCGGCGCTCGGTGCCTGCTACATCCCTTTGCTTCGATTGGGACCCCGCCGCAACATCTCAACTACAAGGGCGAACCGACGAAAGTCGTGATCGGCGACGACAACATTATTCGGGAATATGTGACAGTCAACCGGGCGACAGCGCAAGGCGGCGGGGCGACCACCATCGGGTCTAAGAACTTCCTGATGGCTTATGTGCATGTCGCCCACGATTGTCATCTTGGCAGCCATCTGATTCTTGCCAATGCAGCCAGTTTAGCCGGCCATATCACGATCGGGGATCATGCCATCATTGGAGGGCTTACGGGCATCCATCAATACGTACGGGTCGGATCGTACTCCATGGTCGGCGGGTGCTGTGCGTTAGGGCAGGACCTTCCGCCGTTCATGCGGGCTGCGGGTGGCTATCGTGCGAGGATGTATGGCCTCAACTCGGTGGGGTTGCGCCGTCAAGGGTTTTCGACCGACCGGATCTCGGTACTGAAGCGGGCGTACGATATTCTCTTCCGGTCGGGGCATCGAACTGCGGAGGCGGCCAAACTTGCCAAGGTCGAGTTCGGAGATCAGCCGGATGTCATGACAGTGCTGGCGTTTTTGGAGGGGACGAAGCGAGGCATCTGCCGATCGGTTAGCAAGGACCAGGAGGATGAGGAATGA